In Nicotiana tabacum cultivar K326 chromosome 2, ASM71507v2, whole genome shotgun sequence, the following proteins share a genomic window:
- the LOC107795696 gene encoding small ribosomal subunit protein uS3x: MATQISKKRKFVADGVFFAELNEVLTRELAEDGYSGVEVRVTPMRTEIIIRATRTQNVLGEKGRRIRELTSVVQKRFNFKEGTVELYAEKVNNRGLCAVAQAESLRYKLLGGLAVRRACYGVLRFIMESGAKGCEVIVSGKLRAQRAKSMKFKDGYMISSGQPVKEYIDSAVRHILMRQGVLGIKVKIMLDWDPKGKQGPTTPLPDLVTIHTPKDEEEYTIPPPVVPVVDIEVPVPIM, translated from the exons ATGGCTACTCAGATTAGCAAAAAGCGAAAG TTTGTTGCCGATGGCGTGTTCTTCGCCGAGCTGAACGAGGTGTTGACACGTGAGTTGGCTGAGGACGGATACTCTGGAGTGGAGGTTAGGGTTACTCCTATGAGGACTGAAATCATCATCAGAGCCACTCGTACTCAGAATGTTCTCG GTGAGAAGGGAAGGAGGATCAGGGAGTTGACATCAGTTGTCCAGAAGAGATTCAACTTTAAAGAGGGCACTGTTGAGCTGTATGCTGAAAAGGTTAACAACAGAGGACTGTGTGCTGTTGCTCAGGCTGAGTCACTTCGATACAAGCTCCTTGGTGGTCTTGCTGTTAGGAG AGCATGCTATGGTGTCCTGAGATTTATCATGGAGAGTGGAGCCAAGGGATGTGAG GTGATTGTTAGTGGAAAATTGAGAGCTCAGCGTGCCAAGTCCATGAAGTTCAAAGATGGTTACATGATTTCTTCTGGGCAGCCAGTGAAAGAGTATATTGACTCTGCTGTTAGGCACATTCTCATGAGACAG GGAGTACTGGGCATCAAGGTCAAGATTATGCttgattgggatcccaaaggaaAGCAAGGTCCAACAACACCCCTTCCAGATCTTGTCACAATCCATACTCCCAAGGATGAAGAAGAATACACCATTCCTCCACCAGTGGTGCCAGTTGTTGACATTGAGGTTCCTGTTCCAATTATGTAG